The following are encoded together in the Streptomyces sp. NBC_01465 genome:
- the trmB gene encoding tRNA (guanosine(46)-N7)-methyltransferase TrmB — MNSAPYIRPKGEPRFPGGPAADPAGSHHERRIRSFQPRRSRVTTGQAEALERLWPQWGMDVDGLRVLDLDAMFDGLPVVLEIGFGMGEATAQMAADDPATGILATDVHTPGQGNLLRLAEQNGLSNIRVANGDAIILLREMLKPDSLSGLRVYFPDPWPKARHHKRRLIQPEFLGLAATRLAPGAVLHCATDWEPYAEQMLEVLGAHPDFENTQADGGYAPRPEFRPLTRFEGQGLDKGHVVHDLLFRRR, encoded by the coding sequence ATGAACTCCGCCCCGTACATCCGCCCCAAGGGCGAGCCCCGTTTTCCCGGTGGGCCCGCCGCCGATCCGGCCGGGTCGCACCACGAGCGGCGCATCCGTAGTTTCCAGCCGCGGCGCAGCCGGGTCACCACCGGGCAGGCCGAGGCGCTGGAGCGGTTGTGGCCGCAGTGGGGCATGGACGTCGACGGGCTGCGGGTGCTCGATCTCGACGCGATGTTCGACGGGCTGCCCGTCGTCCTGGAGATCGGCTTCGGGATGGGCGAGGCGACCGCCCAGATGGCCGCCGACGACCCCGCCACCGGCATCCTGGCGACCGACGTCCACACCCCGGGCCAGGGCAATCTCCTGCGTCTCGCGGAGCAGAACGGGCTGTCCAACATCCGGGTCGCCAACGGTGACGCGATCATCCTGCTCAGGGAGATGCTGAAGCCGGACTCACTGAGCGGTCTGCGCGTCTACTTCCCCGATCCGTGGCCCAAGGCCCGCCACCACAAGCGGCGGCTCATCCAGCCCGAGTTCCTCGGCCTGGCCGCGACGCGGCTCGCGCCCGGGGCCGTACTGCACTGCGCGACCGACTGGGAGCCGTACGCCGAGCAGATGCTCGAGGTGCTCGGTGCGCACCCGGACTTCGAGAACACCCAGGCGGACGGCGGGTACGCGCCGCGGCCCGAGTTCCGGCCGCTGACCCGCTTCGAGGGGCAGGGGCTCGACAAGGGGCACGTTGTGCACGATCTGCTGTTCCGCCGCAGGTAG
- a CDS encoding MFS transporter, which yields MSRELRGPNEKLGTVLALAGISNAGLARRVNDLGAQRGLTLRYDKTSVARWVSKGMVPQGAAPHLIAAAIGAKLGRPVPLHEIGLADADPAPEVGLAFPRDVGAAVRSATELYRLDLAGRRAGGGGIWQSLAGSFAVSAYATPASRWLITPADSSVERSAEETADSPVLRVGHSDVAKLREAAEDARRWDSKYGGGDWRSSMVPECLRVDAAPLLLGSYTDEVGRGLFGATAELTRLAGWMAFDTGQQEAAQRYYIQALRLARAAADVPLGGYVLASMSLQAVYRGFGDEGVDLAQAAVERNRGLATARTMSFFRLVEARAHARAGDSPAAGAALKSAEGWLERSREGDADPSWLGFYSYDRFAADAAECYADLKAPRQVRRFTEQALSKPTEEFVRSHGLRLVVSAVAELESGNLDAACAAGTRAVEVAGRISSARTTEYVRDLLHRLEPYGDEPRVVELRERARPLLVAPA from the coding sequence ATGTCCAGGGAGCTACGCGGGCCGAACGAGAAACTCGGCACCGTTCTCGCCCTCGCGGGAATCAGCAACGCCGGACTGGCACGACGGGTCAACGACCTCGGTGCCCAGCGCGGCCTGACACTTCGTTACGACAAGACGTCGGTGGCGCGGTGGGTCTCCAAGGGCATGGTGCCCCAGGGCGCCGCGCCCCATCTCATCGCTGCGGCGATCGGCGCCAAGCTCGGCCGCCCTGTGCCCTTGCACGAGATCGGTCTCGCCGACGCCGATCCGGCCCCCGAGGTCGGGCTCGCCTTCCCGCGCGACGTGGGCGCGGCGGTGCGTTCCGCGACCGAGCTGTACCGGCTGGATCTGGCCGGGCGGCGGGCCGGCGGGGGCGGCATCTGGCAGTCCCTGGCGGGGTCGTTCGCGGTCAGCGCGTACGCGACTCCCGCCTCGCGGTGGCTCATAACCCCCGCCGACTCGTCCGTCGAGCGCAGCGCGGAGGAGACCGCCGACTCGCCGGTGCTGAGGGTCGGCCACAGCGATGTCGCCAAACTGCGGGAGGCCGCGGAGGACGCGCGGCGATGGGACTCCAAGTACGGGGGCGGGGACTGGCGTTCGTCGATGGTCCCGGAGTGCTTACGCGTCGACGCGGCGCCGCTGCTGCTCGGTTCCTACACGGACGAGGTGGGGCGCGGGCTCTTCGGCGCCACCGCCGAACTGACGCGGCTGGCCGGGTGGATGGCCTTCGACACGGGCCAGCAGGAGGCCGCGCAGAGGTACTACATCCAGGCGCTGCGGCTGGCCCGGGCTGCGGCTGATGTGCCGCTGGGCGGATATGTGCTCGCCTCGATGTCGCTGCAGGCCGTCTATCGCGGCTTCGGCGACGAGGGTGTTGATCTGGCGCAGGCCGCCGTCGAGCGCAACCGGGGGCTCGCGACCGCCCGGACCATGTCCTTCTTCCGGCTCGTCGAGGCACGGGCGCATGCGCGGGCCGGTGACTCGCCGGCCGCGGGGGCCGCGCTGAAGTCCGCCGAAGGCTGGCTGGAGCGCTCGCGCGAGGGCGACGCGGACCCGTCCTGGCTGGGCTTCTACTCGTACGACCGCTTCGCCGCCGATGCCGCCGAGTGCTACGCCGACCTGAAGGCCCCGCGCCAGGTGCGCCGCTTCACCGAGCAGGCGCTGTCGAAGCCGACCGAGGAGTTCGTGCGCTCGCACGGGCTGCGCCTGGTCGTCAGCGCGGTCGCCGAACTGGAGTCGGGGAATCTGGACGCGGCGTGCGCGGCGGGGACGCGGGCCGTGGAGGTCGCCGGACGGATCTCTTCGGCGCGGACCACGGAGTACGTACGGGATCTGCTGCACCGGCTGGAGCCGTACGGCGACGAGCCGAGGGTCGTGGAGCTGCGGGAGCGGGCCCGTCCACTGCTGGTCGCACCGGCGTGA
- the lhgO gene encoding L-2-hydroxyglutarate oxidase produces MKFDCEVLVVGGGIVGLSTAHALAQSAPGTRVTVLEKEAGPARHQTGRNSGVIHSGVYYRPGSLKARFAVSGAAEMVKFCAEYGIPHEVCGKLIVATGRDELPRLHALVQRGRENGIPVRELGPAQIEEYEPEVRGLAAIHVSTTGIVDYGVVAARLAEVSGAEIRYGAEVVQISRRDGVGVAVRTADGTVLRAKALVNCAGLHCDEVARLAGDDPGMRIVPFRGEYYELARPELVRGLVYPVPDPAFPFLGVHLTRGIDGSVHVGPNAVPALAREGYGWGDVRVRELGGTLAWPGSWRIARRHWRYGAGELHRSLSRHAFTEAVGRLLPAVEADDLRRVPAGVRAQAVLRDGTLVDDFLFREAPRTVHVLNAPSPAATASLPIGREVARRVLAALED; encoded by the coding sequence GTGAAGTTCGACTGCGAGGTGCTGGTCGTCGGCGGCGGAATCGTCGGTCTGTCGACCGCCCATGCGCTGGCGCAGAGCGCGCCCGGGACACGGGTGACGGTCCTGGAGAAGGAGGCGGGCCCTGCGCGCCATCAGACGGGGCGCAACAGCGGGGTCATCCACAGCGGCGTGTACTACCGGCCGGGGTCGCTGAAGGCGCGGTTCGCGGTGAGCGGCGCGGCCGAGATGGTGAAGTTCTGCGCGGAGTACGGCATCCCGCACGAGGTCTGCGGAAAGCTGATCGTGGCGACGGGGCGCGACGAGCTGCCGCGACTGCACGCGCTGGTCCAGCGGGGGCGGGAGAACGGGATTCCGGTGCGGGAGCTGGGGCCCGCACAGATCGAGGAGTACGAGCCCGAGGTGCGCGGGCTGGCCGCGATCCATGTCTCCACGACGGGCATCGTCGACTACGGGGTGGTGGCGGCGCGGCTGGCGGAGGTCTCCGGGGCGGAGATCCGGTACGGCGCGGAGGTCGTGCAGATCTCCCGGCGCGACGGGGTGGGTGTCGCCGTGCGTACGGCCGACGGGACGGTGCTGCGGGCAAAGGCGCTGGTCAACTGTGCGGGGCTGCACTGCGACGAGGTGGCGCGGCTTGCGGGTGACGACCCCGGGATGCGGATCGTGCCCTTCCGTGGGGAGTACTACGAGCTGGCGCGGCCCGAGCTGGTGCGGGGTCTTGTCTATCCGGTGCCGGACCCTGCTTTCCCTTTCTTGGGCGTCCATCTGACGCGGGGCATCGACGGGTCCGTGCACGTCGGGCCGAACGCGGTGCCGGCGCTGGCGCGGGAGGGGTACGGGTGGGGGGACGTCCGGGTGCGTGAGCTGGGCGGGACGCTGGCCTGGCCGGGCTCGTGGCGGATCGCGCGGCGGCACTGGCGGTACGGGGCGGGTGAGCTGCACCGGTCGCTGTCGCGGCATGCGTTTACCGAGGCGGTGGGGCGGTTGCTGCCGGCGGTGGAGGCGGATGATCTGCGGCGGGTTCCGGCGGGGGTGCGGGCGCAGGCGGTGCTTCGGGACGGGACGCTGGTGGATGACTTCTTGTTTCGGGAGGCGCCGCGGACTGTGCATGTGCTGAATGCGCCTTCGCCTGCGGCGACGGCGTCCTTGCCTATTGGGCGGGAGGTTGCGCGGCGGGTGCTGGCGGCGCTGGAGGACTGA